From a single Abyssisolibacter fermentans genomic region:
- a CDS encoding phage tail terminator family protein has translation MKLIAIKNAVIYKLTTSFPEHNIYGEDPGTDINKPALLVQLNPIYMNVESRYQRRKNINISIKFHSVNGTNDENIDMIDKLYETFDSVLAVEDRVFNIRTARTIVKDNILRYSFNLDLIDNLKPSEEYELMKELEIKELQLKEEI, from the coding sequence TTGAAGCTAATAGCAATAAAAAATGCTGTAATATACAAACTTACTACAAGTTTTCCAGAGCATAATATTTATGGAGAAGATCCAGGAACTGATATAAATAAACCAGCTTTATTGGTACAATTAAATCCAATTTATATGAATGTGGAAAGCAGGTATCAACGAAGAAAGAATATAAACATAAGTATCAAATTTCACTCTGTAAATGGAACAAATGATGAAAACATAGATATGATAGACAAACTGTATGAAACATTTGATTCTGTTTTAGCTGTGGAAGACAGAGTATTTAATATTCGTACTGCAAGAACCATTGTAAAAGATAATATTCTAAGATATTCTTTTAATTTAGATTTAATAGATAATCTAAAACCATCTGAAGAATATGAACTAATGAAGGAATTAGAAATAAAAGAATTACAGTTGAAGGAGGAAATATAA